The DNA segment cttgaaattaaccactttgtgttattcacagaagaagcaggtatgaaatatggTGGGCGAGGAGGAAAAAGTTTGCAAACTCATACGGGCACACCCCCATTTACATGGCAGTTCTAGTGCCCTGCACtctaataaaatagcagtactagctagccggaatgtaccggtgactctgctaccccctaGTGCGTGAACGATGTATTTCATTTCAGGTGTCGCCCGCGTTGCTAGCTTTTaatgtgttgactatgaaaggaagtgcaTTGCTCGCGTTGCTTGCTCGTGTTGTGTGCGTCAACTATGAAATGGCCCTCAAAAGGATAGTGcgcccaaaaatgaaaattcagccattatctactcacccatatgctgagggaggctcaggtgaagtgaacacacatgaatgcggtgcccatgtctcacggtctcgcccaagtgcacacacgtgagcgcggtctacagagaggcagtcagagctacaggctacaatgaggctaaaaacagagttcaaatgaggtttttccaaacagctttttatgttggggcttcaggacacttggatcattacggacaagcagtatggagatattctgtaGTTTCAGTTATGcgttttttggactttttaatCTGGGCGCCAtaagcctgcattaggtggagttttgttgctagccccatctccgcaagggatgtgaggactctaaaacttcacctgagcctccctctgcATATGGGTGATTAGATAatagctgaattttcatttttgggtgcactatccctttaagtcggCAACGGAGATAGAGACAGCACAGAAGACGTCTGTGTAAAAGGTACAGcccatgacattttgatgacttgttATGTGTGTGGCCCATCGCCAGTAGGGCAAAAAGCAGCtaacagcagttagcagctaactcaaagaagaacagctgcCAAAAATGTCCATAAATTGGGGAGACAGTGAGATCTGGGAGCTCCtcaccctccaagcagaggacaagatccactgcactttataaataaagattattagtagtaataataattccATAACATCGTATCATAAATAGTACTTATAAGTTTAATACTTTATCTGTATTTTGCTTATAATAGATATTTTCCTTGCATTTGATGTACTTGTGTGGTGCACTGTGACTTTTCTTCCACCGAAGTATAATATCTGAGTATTTCTTCACTTACTGGACTCTAATGTTCCTCTACTGTAAATCATCCACACGGTTTCATGGTTGGAGCTGGGGTTTTGACATATGGGCAGCGTAACAGGCTACTTGTGGATATTTTAGGAACAAACTGATTGTAGGTTACGAATAATTTAGCAGAAATGGTCAAGACAAACACATGAGCTCACACAGGAAATACCCTCGCACGCTCCTCCCTCTCATGTTATAGGAGGGTGCGGACCTCACAGCAGTGACAAACACTGTGACAAACACTGTGACAGTGGAAGCGGAGGCTAAACATGCAGCCAACACAACTTAGCCTCACTAAGATGTATCTTTTACTGCTGTTACCGATGATAATGGGGGCGTTAATGGTGAGTAACATCATTCATGATTCTTGTTTTAATAATGACAGATTGTAACTGGTGATAACAAAGCAGCTGCGATCACACTGTCATATAATCTTGTGGTTTTCGGCTTTAATTCATGCGATTTATAATCCAGTGTACACACGAGTTACTCAGAAGTGAAGTTAAATCTGATATTctggtggaaaatgcatattatttatcttatttcacGGTTACTCCCTGTTAAAGCACGTTTGTAAAAAGTTGCTTTCACTTTCCTTTTCCTCGCTGCAGTGAAAATACGCACAGATGCAGTGACTTCTTCTGAATCTTCATATGCAAAATAATGTaattacaagtaaaagaaaTGTACAAGAAAGACCGAAAGGCACCTGGCGTTCAGTTTCAGCTCACAGCTTCGTGAATGTTTGGGACTTTCCACCACGCCCCTACCAGACAGGTCTGAGAGGAAGTAAAGCATCAGtcgtgagagagaaagaaacccCACCACCATCACCGCAGAGCGTCAAAGGTTTTACTACCTCTTATTTATGTTTCACACTTGGTGTATTGCAGGCTGCTGCTCAGCCCCGCTGCGACCCTCAGACTCAGTATGAGAAGGATGGAGAGTGCTGCAAGATGTGTGGTCCAGGtatgtcaacacacacacacagtgtgtttgtatAAACTGATCCAGGaacatgttattttttattgcaaACTGTCAGTctgtgttaaagggatagtttggatttttttaagtgagGTTGTATGAGTTACTTATccatattacatacagtagatgtcactCGACAGGCCCCTGtatggagaagcaggctggagtctgacacaaAAGCCAAgcgatgtactgctgtggaggggtcggCAACAAAAAGTATTTAAGCCAcctaagtgtacactatattgacAGTATttccactgctttacctttccgCCAGACAGCCCATTTCAATGGTGAAGCAActaacagcttcagttctccatctctgctcttgtcaaatccaccagactcctttgagaaaaacagtgattttagctTGCCGAACAAGTGAGCTGCTGTTCTACCTCTgcttcaatcagttagttagtttgtgttattgtgtgactttggtgaatctgaactaacctttTTAtacgccaaagtcacacaataacacaaataaaactaacagatcaaggcagtggtagagcatcagctcctgtgttcagtgatgttaaattgttgtttttctcagtggagtctggctttgaagagagcaatataacagcttcattttcctgttgaaaatcactgtctgacataaaggtaaagcagtgaaaatactctcagtagagcatacacttaaactgaaactgtttttttttttttttttggtgggacTTTTTTAAGGTGGTTTTGTAGCTGAtccctccacagcagcagattgCCTGCTCCTCCAGACCAGGGGAGTGCCCACTGACATCTACTGCTTCtaatatactgtctatggataagtaccccacacaaccccacttcaaatgatcttaactatccctttaaaggtgTTGTGTCCCATTCACTGACTTATAAAATGTAGGAAATTGGTACAATTTTACTTTTGCTTTCACTTAGCTTCCCTCTATTCCTTCATTTGTTTCTCTTTCACTTCCCCTATCCTGACATCCACAGCATGTTGAAGGAATGATTCAGCaatttgggaaatacacttattgcCTAAGATCGATACCTCTCTCATATGCgtctgttaaatatgaagctacgtCCAGCCGGCTGAGaagattagttgattaatcagtGTGGAAGAAATGTGGCTCCAGCTGCTCAAATGAGATGATTAGCcctgtttcagtgttttatatCTTTGACTACATGCACAGAATATTCAGAATTTTGTGCTTTGTCTGAAAAGAAGAAGTAGAGGAAGATATACTTTAATTATCTCTGAGGGGAAATCCAATGTTTCTCACTCTGttgtcacatacatacataggcccaaaatacacacacatacacaaacaggacctttacatgcattaaatggagagatgtcagaacgagggggctgcccttggacAGGCGTCCTGAGCAGTTGgaggttcagtgccttgctcaagagcACATCAGCAGTGTCCAGGATGCGAattggcacctctccagctaccagtccacgctccatactTGGTACGGACAGGGACTtgaaaatgtgatcaggttttgtccacttttgtgtcgggatcggctgcagtgAGACTTGGTAgggatggctgccatcttgtttttacatggattagtggaTTAGTGTGGTCTCACTACCACTAGAGTGTccaaaaacaaggacaacaggtctgaggtAAGCAGGTGTAAGgccgtctcctttggtctgaatcagggactgattttgttccaaagtagtataattgcctagagttggctcgtgttctcacggcagcatttacgagcggaccagatcaaatgccttgtgtgagaaagctgctcttgattggtcagaatttccttgtgggaaaaatccaagaagtaaacaaaacattaaagaagagtacacttgtaagataaatgtgacactttgttTTTCAGGGACCAGAATGTCGTCGTCGTCTGACTCTTGTCTGGATCCTCGGTGCGTCGACTGTGGCGAGGATGAATATCAGGATAAATACACAGCTGAACTCCGGTGTCAACCTCAGCCATACTGTGACCCACGTAAGACCTTGTGACAAATTAAATAACAATATATTGCTATATTTAAAGACTTTTGTTCGATGCAGCACAGTGTACAACTTCTGTCCATTCGTCTTTTAGATAGAAACTTTGAAGTTCGCGTCAGTAAGAACAAGAAGGAAGAAATCCCCTGCATGTGTAAATATGGATTCCACTGCTCCAGTGAAGAATGCTTAACCTGTGTGCCACACACAACCTGTGAGCCAGGACACGGGGCTCGAATCGTAGGTACGACTCGTCTTTTAGATTTACACTGAATATAAAGAATGACCACTTTGATTTTATGCTGAATCTTATTTGGCTGTCACACTCTTCTCCAGGCAACCATGCTCATGACACCGAGTGTCAGGAATGTAAAGACGACACATTTTCCAACAACACCTCCTGGGACGGTGTCTGTGAGAAGTGGACACAGTAAGTGTAGAAACTCtaatatatttacatatgaACTGAGGCGGCAGTGCTCAGAAAACGCACCAAAAAAACCTTGACCCAACACAATAAACATTCAGGTGGGGATAACGGTGCGCACTGTCGGGCAGTCCTTTCTAAAAGGCTTTCgtaatgtttcattttattatacaTAAAAAGGTGTGAGAAGAGGGTGTCAGATGTTGTTTGATGTTTTAGTTGAAGCACTGAAACCTAAACATACCTGTTTTGCATTTGACATACATTTACATTCAGCCTCAAAATGGCAGCTAACTCAACCTTAGCTTCAGCTTTTCATGTAACCCCTGCGAAGTGTCGTGCAAAGAGCCAAATCCTCATTGGACATTAAAACAGATGACAAATTAGAGGACAAATCCTGATTAATTGAAGGATGAAACATAACAAATGAAGAAGAAATAGGGAGTGCTGCAGTGGGTTAAGGCTCTGTGTACttaggtgtaaaaaaaaaaaaaaaaaaaaaatcaggtgctTCTCAAGGATGGGGCAAAGAGTCACTTAAACTAAAACAGCAACTGtccagctcactcagtgtaaaagtccatattacaggcaggcagtccaaTAATGCATCTGAGGCTCTCTGACTAAAAATCCTTTACCAATACATGAACTAGTCCacacccattgagtacagcataccataccacgacttagtcataccaaaaattagaaaaacaaaacattggtccacagggggcgccacagcgatcagtcgcattttagccatttttaagcatttttctgttgttatagcgccacccagttgccaattagagttaaatttctccagtcaccttgaggcgtcctgttctacatatctaccaagtttagtaaaaatccatatggcggttaggcctagataagaaattagctctctagcgcccccattttgtttgatggggtcaataatggaggggtcccctcagattatgtgtggtcatatgcctacaaagttgcgtggtgatcggtgaaacccttgagatgttatacacctttatgtgatgagccacgccctccgcaatattcattgccttatagaagctcagttttagtaagttttccaacttttgccaagagggaactttagatattggtccctagattatgttcacccagtttcatgcagatcgctcaaacttcctaggaagagatcgattttaagtgtttttcaaaaaaatcaaaaaggcggaaaatctatataaccggaagttatgggttcttgaggcaaatgtgttcctcatgaggagaggcatctctgtgcaaagtttcatgtctctacgacatacggggcatgagatatgcccattcaaagtttgcgatttcaattggttgctatagcgcccccttttgGCCAATCGATGTAAtattaggctcgttcgagatgaactgcgcctcgcctgaaaagtagacgagagcaggcggctgcaGCGTGGGGCGGTGACACATCCTGTccggaatgatgtcaattcattaaaaaagtgatcagacccatttATCAGTTTgctttcaccatcagtcacacaacatgttttctgttcacagaataaaccttcaggtcagacaaatacaatcttaatctctagaattcaacaaaaatgagtagtttatctagaacgtcatattgttgagtcggcatctgaaccaatcagctgttagatcaggtgagagccaggcggtgcagtcggtggagagcaactgcagtgcctggctctaaaaactgcggccgcctcgctctcaCGGCTTTAttgccgtccacttttgtaatacctcagagcaagtcgggatgaagtcggacacaaaactaaccggcatgcattgtgcgccgatcgccggtgatcgaatctgcgcaggcctggctcatctcgaacgaacctattgcttcattcgcatcctcccatgaccctctaccactgtgccaaatttcacatggattgaccaagtcagtgaggagaaaaacgtggaacagacacacagacagagttttcttcattatatagtaagataaaccACATTTGAACCagagagtcttcatcagggtgtaaaATGTATTGGAAAGAAGTGTACAATTTAAGAGCTCGTATAggggtcatgtgacacaggtcACATGATGTATATAGCCCCACtagataaaaaaaacccactgtgaCAGAAATGTAAATGACATAAATGTAGTCGTTGATGTATCGTGTCTTGTAGGGTTTTTCCATttaggggattttttttttaatccactgCCCCCTGTAGCTCTGCTCTGAGGGGTAGGGTGGCACACGAAAACgaggtaatgataataatgagaaatgggattgggctaagggactgttctttacttatcaataaaaaaacagataacagattttttttattttttttttattttattttgaccctcACCgaagataaaaaatattttccttgagcctccctgagtgcctggcagaaaatgcacaacCCTCCCTCCACCGTGAATTACCCtttaatgtttgaaagttaaaatttaaaaatgaaatacaggAATTGATAGAAACTAaggtttttcactcttgtcgtTCATGCAAATAGATTTTTGGCCTCATTTTAAATAAGACACGTAGAATAAAGTGCTTTTGACAAAGAATCactattttaagtttttatttttatcatgttttttctGCCAAATACGTTTGTCGCACATGACGTGATCAAAGACTGTGAGAGAtatttgaaaatccaatgataatttc comes from the Epinephelus lanceolatus isolate andai-2023 chromosome 8, ASM4190304v1, whole genome shotgun sequence genome and includes:
- the cd40 gene encoding tumor necrosis factor receptor superfamily member 5 isoform X1, producing MQPTQLSLTKMYLLLLLPMIMGALMAAAQPRCDPQTQYEKDGECCKMCGPGTRMSSSSDSCLDPRCVDCGEDEYQDKYTAELRCQPQPYCDPHRNFEVRVSKNKKEEIPCMCKYGFHCSSEECLTCVPHTTCEPGHGARIVGNHAHDTECQECKDDTFSNNTSWDGVCEKWTQCVNGYQIQKSGTGVSDNICERTPRKHILVICLVIPVILILLALGLTYWRCQGDASQKVKICVESCMGEHEKEPLKETTVPMMQPDNPIEEESTFPQSLPEEGGAGPPEENEHEPHQEMSAIGRTELGNVVAEEIGKSAIVSRQESQTETFTD
- the cd40 gene encoding tumor necrosis factor receptor superfamily member 5 isoform X2, which gives rise to MQPTQLSLTKMYLLLLLPMIMGALMAAAQPRCDPQTQYEKDGECCKMCGPGTRMSSSSDSCLDPRCVDCGEDEYQDKYTAELRCQPQPYCDPHRNFEVRVSKNKKEEIPCMCKYGFHCSSEECLTCVPHTTCEPGHGARIVGNHAHDTECQECKDDTFSNNTSWDGVCEKWTQCVNGYQIQKSGTGVSDNICERTPRKHILVICLVIPVILILLALGLTYWRCQGDASQKICVESCMGEHEKEPLKETTVPMMQPDNPIEEESTFPQSLPEEGGAGPPEENEHEPHQEMSAIGRTELGNVVAEEIGKSAIVSRQESQTETFTD